A region of uncultured Desulfobacter sp. DNA encodes the following proteins:
- a CDS encoding ATP-binding protein, with protein sequence MKEDFISDKRKISYLAATYNRIYRGQSVLIEGDFGAGKTRFLKLLYPKKLYAVWVESLFNIHETLAAILKELNYEATATYRRTPQYLKMICNLSNCFIVIDEANDLDARVWPYLKRIIDAGVPIVFARLPKVRTHLSRNYPDILSRLKALILYPIEVEDFIENYKDIQQEAVEQIYMSVKGDMRKFKELCTDCRDRRAKELNHQFVDINLALEFISDLPPQ encoded by the coding sequence ATGAAAGAGGATTTTATCAGTGATAAACGCAAGATCTCATATTTGGCTGCCACTTATAACCGGATTTATAGAGGTCAAAGCGTACTCATTGAAGGTGATTTTGGTGCAGGAAAAACCCGGTTTTTAAAATTGCTGTACCCCAAAAAGCTCTATGCTGTATGGGTTGAGTCTCTGTTCAACATACATGAAACCCTGGCCGCGATACTTAAGGAATTAAATTATGAGGCTACTGCTACCTACCGCCGAACTCCCCAGTACCTGAAAATGATCTGCAATCTCTCCAATTGTTTTATCGTCATAGATGAGGCGAATGACTTGGACGCCCGGGTTTGGCCATATCTTAAACGGATCATTGATGCCGGGGTTCCCATCGTATTTGCAAGACTTCCGAAGGTGAGGACTCATTTGAGCCGGAACTATCCTGATATACTCAGCCGGTTGAAAGCCTTGATTTTGTATCCCATAGAAGTCGAGGACTTCATTGAAAATTACAAAGATATCCAGCAGGAAGCCGTTGAACAGATTTATATGTCCGTTAAAGGCGATATGCGCAAATTTAAAGAACTTTGTACAGACTGCCGGGATAGGAGGGCAAAGGAACTGAACCATCAATTTGTTGATATTAATCTTGCCCTGGAATTTATATCAGATCTGCCTCCCCAATAA
- a CDS encoding PEP-CTERM sorting domain-containing protein (PEP-CTERM proteins occur, often in large numbers, in the proteomes of bacteria that also encode an exosortase, a predicted intramembrane cysteine proteinase. The presence of a PEP-CTERM domain at a protein's C-terminus predicts cleavage within the sorting domain, followed by covalent anchoring to some some component of the (usually Gram-negative) cell surface. Many PEP-CTERM proteins exhibit an unusual sequence composition that includes large numbers of potential glycosylation sites. Expression of one such protein has been shown restore the ability of a bacterium to form floc, a type of biofilm.), translating into MQAYRRDTDFELVEDWMPIPQPSDPDGSWDQINLPAPDYPIFTEPGVTITGIGAWVSATVEYAYPTPVPTTMSLLGIGLLSLAGIIRRKQR; encoded by the coding sequence ATGCAGGCTTACCGAAGGGACACCGATTTTGAATTGGTAGAAGATTGGATGCCCATCCCTCAGCCTTCAGATCCAGATGGTTCATGGGATCAGATAAATTTGCCTGCACCAGACTACCCCATTTTCACAGAGCCTGGTGTTACTATTACGGGTATTGGAGCTTGGGTGTCTGCAACTGTTGAATATGCTTATCCAACCCCAGTACCAACCACAATGTCACTTCTTGGCATCGGTTTATTATCCCTTGCCGGTATCATCAGAAGAAAACAGCGATAG